In a genomic window of Pirellulaceae bacterium:
- a CDS encoding nuclear transport factor 2 family protein, with product MKTNVTVVLIFACLATSALAQDANKKKAAKKAQRDKILVEVTDVLEQWKTAFNAKDAEALSKLYDLKADVIYDDDVHHRSRKSLLKRFEEEFGKDGAVQQEITEVDRKILSPRIVVETGVWKNTGSTDKSRADRGRYSCILVKKKGKWLIVQDRGWAQPAKK from the coding sequence ATGAAAACTAACGTCACTGTCGTACTGATTTTTGCCTGTCTTGCTACCAGTGCTTTGGCTCAAGACGCCAATAAAAAAAAGGCCGCTAAGAAAGCACAGAGAGACAAGATTCTAGTCGAAGTGACAGACGTACTCGAACAATGGAAGACGGCGTTCAACGCAAAAGATGCGGAGGCCCTTTCCAAGCTTTACGACCTGAAGGCCGATGTGATTTATGACGATGACGTTCATCATCGCAGCAGAAAATCATTGCTGAAAAGATTCGAGGAGGAATTTGGTAAAGACGGTGCTGTACAACAGGAAATTACCGAGGTGGATCGCAAGATTCTTTCGCCCCGCATTGTTGTTGAGACAGGCGTTTGGAAAAACACCGGTAGCACCGACAAATCACGAGCAGATCGTGGGCGCTACAGTTGCATCTTGGTCAAGAAAAAAGGCAAATGGCTGATTGTTCAGGATCGAGGTTGGGCTCAACCAGCCAAAAAGTAA
- a CDS encoding DUF1552 domain-containing protein: MRTVLDRRTLLRGAGVAIGLPMLEAMVPSARAAEAKRPIKRFVCLSNNYGVYRKAFFPNSEQAGASYEMPETLQPLERHREQLTVFSNLDHGNTIGHQGVPVLLSGVRPHLATHFSEGNISVDQKIAEYEGAATRFPSMTVRVNESNFVSFTRTGVQVPAIDLRKMYRALFLEESSEKKASVSDRLKRRHSILDVVLDKAKSVHQDLGKRDQQKFAEYLDAVRTLEKKIEQQQPWLDRPKPTTDRSEPVQGRGTEADLKATVELIALAFQTDATRAITLSSGFANGDFGLSGGYHGFSHHGERPDHIAALKLIENNKMRQMAHLIDLLKAQEDLINGGTLLDHTTVMFGCGMATGPHSTKNLPLLLAGGGFQHGEHKVYSAEDSRRVPAANLLLSILQHHGLEIDQFGSSTGALPDFDWS, encoded by the coding sequence ATGCGAACAGTCCTTGATCGACGAACTTTGCTTCGTGGCGCCGGCGTGGCAATTGGCTTGCCGATGTTGGAGGCGATGGTCCCATCTGCAAGAGCGGCCGAAGCAAAACGACCCATCAAGCGATTTGTCTGTCTTTCCAATAATTATGGCGTTTACCGGAAGGCGTTTTTTCCCAACAGTGAGCAAGCCGGCGCTAGCTACGAAATGCCGGAGACCCTTCAGCCGTTGGAACGCCATCGTGAGCAATTAACCGTTTTTTCGAATCTGGATCACGGCAATACGATTGGTCATCAGGGCGTGCCTGTGTTACTGAGTGGTGTGCGTCCACACCTTGCCACGCACTTTTCCGAAGGCAATATCAGTGTTGATCAGAAGATTGCCGAGTATGAGGGCGCTGCCACGCGTTTTCCGTCGATGACGGTCCGCGTGAATGAGTCGAATTTTGTCAGCTTTACTCGGACAGGAGTTCAAGTTCCTGCCATCGACCTGCGGAAAATGTATCGGGCGTTATTTCTGGAGGAGTCTTCGGAAAAGAAAGCGAGTGTTTCAGATCGCCTGAAACGGCGACATAGCATTTTGGATGTTGTGCTCGATAAGGCAAAGTCTGTTCACCAGGATCTAGGGAAACGTGATCAACAGAAGTTTGCCGAATACTTAGACGCCGTTCGTACGCTGGAAAAGAAAATCGAACAGCAGCAGCCCTGGTTGGATCGCCCAAAACCGACAACCGACCGCTCCGAACCGGTACAGGGGAGAGGCACCGAGGCAGATCTGAAAGCGACGGTTGAGTTGATCGCTTTGGCCTTTCAGACGGATGCCACTCGCGCGATTACGCTTTCATCCGGGTTTGCGAATGGTGACTTTGGATTGAGTGGTGGTTATCACGGTTTTTCTCATCATGGAGAGCGGCCTGACCATATCGCCGCGCTCAAGCTGATCGAGAATAACAAAATGCGTCAGATGGCGCACCTGATTGATTTGCTCAAAGCACAGGAAGACTTGATCAATGGCGGAACGTTGCTGGATCATACTACCGTCATGTTTGGCTGCGGTATGGCGACTGGCCCCCATTCGACAAAAAATTTGCCTTTGTTATTGGCAGGTGGAGGTTTCCAGCATGGTGAGCACAAGGTTTATTCGGCAGAAGATTCTCGCCGCGTGCCTGCTGCGAACCTGCTGTTGTCGATTCTTCAGCATCACGGTCTTGAGATTGATCAATTCGGATCGAGCACCGGAGCGCTGCCGGATTTCGATTGGAGTTAA